Proteins co-encoded in one Syngnathoides biaculeatus isolate LvHL_M chromosome 22, ASM1980259v1, whole genome shotgun sequence genomic window:
- the LOC133496009 gene encoding proline-rich transmembrane protein 2-like yields IFTAVNMMPASSSAWPGEERPSLLDEAELSQVSVGTPCPSLGAGEQLLCGGGSPASAGPRTPKSKGELVIVINEKLKSSNGVLAGDGSSPVVSSPPRRQHSISYPHRAKTRKGSRAGSIGYTAFSPRPSLSRHSSIATEPPLDRTKVKDYLLLSVLACFCPVWPINIVGFVYSIMSKNSLEQGNLDGAVRLGRVAKMLSLVSLVGGTLIIIACIVNLARPKTFRNLLNAAAFEAL; encoded by the exons atcttcacggCCGTCAACATGATGCCCGCGTCGTCTTCCGCCTGGCCCGGAGAGGAGCGACCGTCTCTGCTGGACGAGGCCGAGCTGAGCCAAGTGTCGGTGGGCACGCCGTGCCCGTCACTGGGAGCGGGCGAGCAGCTCCTGTGTGGCGGCGGCAGCCCGGCCAGCGCCGGACCCCGGACCCCCAAGTCCAAAGGCGAGCTGGTCATCGTCATCAACGAGAAGCTTAAAAGCA GTAACGGGGTCCTCGCGGGGGACGGCTCCTCGCCCGTGGTGTCGTCGCCGCCCCGCCGCCAGCACTCCATCTCGTACCCGCACCGCGCCAAGACCAGGAAGGGCAGCCGGGCGGGCTCCATCGGCTACACGGCCTTCTCGCCCAGGCCCTCGCTGTCCCGCCACTCCAGCATCGCCACCGAGCCGCCATTGGACCGCACCAAGGTGAAGGACTACCTCCTGCTGTCCGTGCTGGCCTGCTTCTGCCCCGTGTGGCCCATCAACATCGTGGGATTCGTCTACTCCATCATG TCCAAGAACAGCCTGGAGCAAGGGAACCTGGACGGCGCCGTGCGTCTGGGCCGCGTGGCCAAGATGCTGTCGCTGGTGTCGCTGGTGGGGGGGACGCTCATCATCATCGCCTGCATTGTCAACCTGGCCA GGCCAAAAACATTCCGGAATCTTCTCAACGCTGCCGCCTTTGAAGCACTGTGA
- the kif22 gene encoding kinesin-like protein KIF22: MAQRVAVTDGGRKKASRVRVAVRLRPFMDEQDEKGEGPCVRGLDSQALEIVNWRNATETLKYHFDVFHAEQTTQQEVFLSSVKPILPYITRGQNASVFAYGPTGAGKTHTMLGSSEQPGVIPRAVGEVFNLVNSQDDDEGWDYAIGMSYLEIYNEKVLDLLSPSSQDLPIREDKDKNILIPGLTHTPITSFADFERHFAPASLNRTTASTKLNQRSSRSHAILLIKVVRTQRCLPRRQQTGKLYLVDLAGSEDNRRTGNQGIRLKESGAINLSLFTLSKVVDSLRAGGPGRVPYRDSKLTRLLQDSLGGSAHSLMIVNIAPEYEYCFDTVGALNFAAKSKLIVNKPFTRETVAVPPVKRAREEHELGQSGTVPQKKKQSDSKKSEQEASTLPSTHVHSLSELSLMERLLALEKRVMFCERNDAVTMLKDATRQEIQDLKEAHIKLERKAKTSCSQEPGFRNSAAAAPLQPKLLTRGKAQQATVQPLQDRLSQPPPRMPLTVRKQSVCIKKEVAGTLPEKAELPDGKENKVMNDWESQLDKSVLEQSRQKILQILNTGSLKELKSLQQIGDKKAKLILGWRELRGVFSKLEDVRQVEGMTEKRFSTFLKANLLSVLGK; this comes from the exons ATGGCCCAGCGTGTGGCAGTAACCGACGGCGGCCGAAAGAAAGCCTCGCGGGTGAGGGTCGCGGTTCGTCTGCGGCCTTTTATGGACGAGCAGGACGAGAAAGGCGAGGGACCTTGTGTGCGAGGCCTCGATTCGCAGGCCCTGGAGATCGTCAACTGGAGGAACGCCACAGAAACGCTCAAATACCA CTTCGATGTGTTCCATGCAGAGCAAACGACACAACAAGAGGTCTTCCTGTCATCGGTCAAGCCCATTCTACCGTACATCACCAGGGGCCAAAACGCTAGCGTCTTTGCCTACGGGCCAACAGGAGCTG GCAAGACGCACACCATGTTGGGCAGTTCAGAGCAGCCTGGCGTGATCCCTCGTGCTGTCGGCGAAGTCTTCAATCTCGTCAACTCTCAGGATGATGACGAGGGCTGGGACTACGCCATTGGAATGTCTTATTTAGAAATTTACAATGAGAAG GTACTCGATCTCCTGTCGCCAAGCTCCCAGGACTTGCCCATCCGCGAGGACAAAGACAAGAACATCCTCATACCGGGCCTCACGCACACGCCGATCACGTCTTTCGCCGACTTCGAGCGGCATTTCGCGCCGGCCAGCCTCAATCGCACCACCGCTTCGACCAAACTGAACCAGCGCTCCAGCCGCAGCCACGCCATTCTCCTCATTAAG GTTGTACGCACTCAGCGCTGCCTGCCCCGCCGGCAACAAACCGGTAAACTGTACCTGGTGGACCTGGCCGGCTCGGAGGACAACCGCCGCACAGGCAACCAGGGCATCCGACTAAAAGAAAGCGGTGCCATCAACCTGTCGCTCTTCACTCTCAGCAAAGTGGTGGACTCGCTGCGGGCAGGCGGGCCGGGACGCGTGCCCTACAGGGACAGCAAACTGACGCGCCTGCTGCAGGACTCTCTCGGGGGCTCGGCGCACTCTCTCATGATCGTCAACATCGCCCCCGAGTACGAGTACTGCTTCGACACAGTCGGGGCGCTCAACTTTGCGGCCAAGTCAAAGCTCATCGTGAACAAGCCCTTCACCCGGGAAACTGTGGCTGTGCCTCCAG TGAAGCGGGCCAGAGAGGAGCATGAGCTGGGCCAGTCTGGCACGGTGCCtcaaaagaagaagcagagcGACTCGAAGAAATCTGAGCAGGAGGCCTCGACCTTGCCGTCGACTCACGTTCACAG TTTGTCAGAACTGTCATTAATGGAGAGGCTGCTTGCTCTGGAGAAGCGGGTGATGTTCTGCGAGAGGAACGATGCCGTCACTATGCTGAAGGATGCGACCCGCCAGGAGATCCAG GACCTTAAAGAGGCTCACATAAAGTTAGAGAGGAAGGCGAAGACCAGTTGCAGTCAGGAGCCGGGCTTCAGGAACagtgcggcggcggcgcctCTGCAGCCCAAACTGCTCACCAGAGGCAAAGCGCAGCAGGCGACGGTCCAGCCGCTGCAGGATCGCT TGTCCCAGCCGCCGCCTCGGATGCCGCTCACAGTTAGGAAGCAGTCAGTCTGTATCAAGAAGGAAGTGGCCGGGACGCTTCCGGAAAAGGCTGAG CTTCCAGACGGCAAAGAGAACAAGGTGATGAACGACTGGGAGTCCCAGCTGGACAAGTCCGTTCTAGAACAGTCCAGGCAGAAGATTCTCCAGATCCTCAACACGGGCTCCCTCAAAGAGCTGAAGAGTCTGCAGCAGATCGGCGACAAGAAGGCAAAGCTCATCCTGGGCTGGAGGGAGCTTCGCGGGGTCTTTTCCAAG CTGGAAGATGTACGTCAAGTCGAAGGGATGACGGAAAAAAGATTTTCCACCTTCCTGAAG gcaAACCTTTTGAGTGTTCTGGGaaagtga